Proteins encoded within one genomic window of Haematobia irritans isolate KBUSLIRL chromosome 5, ASM5000362v1, whole genome shotgun sequence:
- the LOC142237460 gene encoding uncharacterized protein LOC142237460 isoform X1 yields MWQLFSDLAILGNDLNRLREDENYKIINGKAFTEDNILVFNLFIYNIPKSLNKDQVFNYFRKFGEVKSVRLLKDQKRKNVPNSPRIGFVNFSDAAAATKVLQNNNHYINKKRIQIRACDSWHQPGAKENSDSTATTSTANNNANSASCSEQEALILQLNDDCLEMILKFLPMVDQINFAQTCCRLKDIFAMHSKSEYKILLLNDLDNLTLWQIRQFLQMAGPHIQTLEGEMIHKHSHRVIESMGLFCTNVEVINIQSSLLKPVMLRKLFKKMKNVKVLTLHDTDLVDSCIPILKNLSNLKELSLDGNCELTGNYLKDLVTVESLSLNSCGRISSRHFTKICKCLTQLRSLEINHCSLLKTAEIKDAFKHLKNLETLKIGIQVHQYPNIAQLPKLKHLSVYSSSESIQADFFAELAKHQSNQLETLSVDNYNCMNLEKATYVSELKKLKKLVCPNNYRFDDECMEKIALLPDLEILCVMNCNGFTSKGLLAVIRSCHKLHTINIGSCKQLNESFAKEVLQLIKSQQIQRQETKVLKISGYRSGIEDFSVKTPEFEAAKDLIEFKLDFDVQTLDDLLYGDMDLIDYDDYYDDDDDDDDYDGLDYLGHDIDNFGDDDYYMYYSDGDDDIDNEFANHLLRHAFLGNFGYGDGDGWGF; encoded by the exons atgtggCAACTATTTTCCGATCTTGCTATCCTTGGGAATGATCTAAATCGTCTACGAGAAGATGAAAATTATAAGATTATCAATGGCAAAGCTTTCACCGAAGACAATATATTGGTATTCAACCTCTTCATATACAACATACCGAAAAGT TTAAACAAGGACcaagtttttaattattttcggaAATTTGGAGAAGTAAAAAGCGTGCGTTTGCTTAAAGATCAAAAGCGTAAAAATGTTCCAAATAGTCCCAGGATTGGTTTTGTCAACTTTTCAGATGCGGCTGCTGCTACTAA agttttacaaaataacaaccACTACATAAATAAGAAACGCATACAGATTCGAGCGTGTGATAGTTGGCATCAACCTGGCGCTAAAGAAAATTCAGATTCCACAGCAACAACAAGCACCGCTAATAATAATGCCAATTCTGCATCATGCTCAGAACAGGAAGCTTTAATATTACAACTAAACGATGATTGTTTGGAAATGATACTCAAGTTTTTGCCCATGGTTGATCAAATCAATTTCGCTCAAACTTGTTGTCGCCTTAAAGACATTTTCGCCATGCATTCCAAGAGcgaatataaaatattgctaCTAAACGATTTGgataatctaacgttatggcaaATACGTCAATTCCTTCAAATGGCTGGGCCACATATACAAACATTGGAAGGCGAGATGATACACAAACATAGCCACCGAGTTATTGAATCTATGGGTTTATTCTGTACAAATGTAGAGGTCATTAATATCCAAAGTTCATTATTGAAACCAGTTATGCTGCGTaaattgtttaagaaaatgaaGAATGTCAAAGTTTTGACATTACACGATACAGATTTGGTGGATTCTTGCATtccaattttaaagaatttatcaaatttaaagGAACTTTCTTTAGATGGAAATTGTGAACTAACAG GGAACTACCTCAAAGATCTTGTCACAGTCGAAAGTCTCTCTCTAAATAGTTGTGGTCGTATATCATCACGTCATTTTACAAAAATCTGTAAATGCCTCACCCAACTACGTTCTTTGGAAATCAATCATTGTTCTCTCTTGAAAACAGCAGAGATTAAAGACGCCTTTAAAcacttaaaaaatttggaaactcTTAAGATAGGCATTCAAGTCCATCAATATCCTAACATCGCTCAGTTGCCAAAATTAAAACATCTTTCAGTGTATTCGTCTAGTGAATCGATACAAGCAGACTTCTTTGCGGAATTGGCAAAGCATCAAAGCAATCAATTGGAAACACTTAGTGTTGATAATTACAATTGTATGAATTTGGAGAAAGCTACATATGTGTCGGAGTTgaagaagttgaaaaaactcgtctGCCCTAATAACTATCGATTTGATGATGAGTGCATGGAAAAAATAGCCCTACTTCCAGACCTTGAGATCTTATGTGTGATGAATTGTAATGGATTCACCAGTAAGGGCCTATTGGCTGTTATCAGGTCTTGTCACAAACTCCATACTATTAATATTGGAAGTTGTAAGCAACTAAACGAGTCGTTCGCCAAGGAAGTTTTACAGCTAATAAAGTCGCAACAAATCCAACGACAAGaaactaaagttttgaaaatctcCGGGTATCGTTCGGGCATTGAAGACTTTTCCGTTAAAACACCTGAATTTGAAGCAGCAAAAGATCTAATAGAATTCAAACTTGATTTTGATGTCCAAACTCTGGATGATCTTTTATACGGTGATATGGATCTCATTGATTATGATGACTattacgatgatgatgatgacgatgatgattatGATGGTCTGGACTATTTGGGACACGATATCGATAATTTCGGCGATGATGACTACTACATGTACTATTCGGACGGAGATGATGATATTGATAACGAATTTGCAAATCATCTTCTTCGTCATGCTTTCCTTGGGAATTTCGGTTATGGAGATGGCGATGGATGGGGATTTTAA
- the LOC142240872 gene encoding peptidoglycan-recognition protein SC2-like, with protein sequence MKAFIGLFAILFCAQAISGLTIISKSEWGGAAATSKTSLGNGLAYAVIHHTAGAYCSTKAACMQQMRNIQSYHQKDLGWADIGYNFLIGGDGNVYEGRGWNVLGAHATNWNSKSIGISFMGNYNNDKPTAAMIQAAKELLAAAVSRGQITSGYTLYGHRQVGSTECPGTNLWNEIRTWSNWKA encoded by the coding sequence ATGAAAGCATTTATTGGATTATTTGCAATTCTCTTTTGCGCTCAAGCCATTTCTGGCCTTACCATCATCTCCAAATCGGAATGGGGAGGTGCTGCTGCCACCAGTAAAACCTCTTTGGGCAATGGTTTGGCCTATGCTGTAATCCATCATACCGCTGGTGCCTATTGTTCCACCAAAGCTGCTTGCATGCAACAAATGAGAAATATCCAAAGCTATCATCAAAAGGATTTGGGATGGGCTGATATCGGTTACAACTTCTTGATCGGTGGTGATGGCAATGTTTACGAAGGTCGTGGCTGGAATGTTTTGGGTGCTCATGCCACTAACTGGAATTCCAAGTCCATTGGCATCTCTTTCATGGGTAACTACAACAACGATAAACCCACCGCTGCCATGATCCAAGCTGCCAAGGAATTGTTGGCTGCCGCTGTTTCTCGTGGTCAAATCACATCTGGCTATACCTTGTACGGTCATCGTCAAGTAGGCTCCACCGAATGTCCCGGCACCAACTTGTGGAACGAAATCAGGACCTGGTCCAACTGGAAGGCTTAA
- the LOC142239422 gene encoding peptidoglycan-recognition protein SC2-like: protein MKAFIGLFAILFCAQAISGLTIISKSEWGGAAATSKTSLGNGLAYAVIHHTAGAYCSTKAACMQQMRNIQSYHQKDLGWADIGYNFLIGGDGNVYEGRGWNVLGAHATNWNSKSIGISFMGNYNNDKPTAAMIQAAKELLAAAVSRGQITSGYTLYGHRQVGSTECPGTNLWNEIRTWSNWKA from the coding sequence ATGAAAGCATTTATTGGTCTTTTCGCAATTCTATTTTGCGCTCAAGCCATTTCTGGTCTTACCATCATCTCCAAATCGGAATGGGGAGGTGCTGCTGCCACCAGTAAAACCTCTTTGGGCAATGGTTTGGCCTATGCTGTAATCCATCATACCGCTGGTGCCTATTGTTCCACCAAAGCCGCTTGCATGCAACAAATGAGAAATATCCAAAGCTATCATCAAAAGGATTTGGGATGGGCTGATATCGGTTACAACTTCTTGATCGGTGGTGATGGCAATGTTTACGAAGGTCGTGGCTGGAATGTTTTGGGTGCTCATGCCACTAACTGGAATTCCAAGTCCATTGGCATCTCTTTCATGGGTAACTACAACAATGATAAACCCACGGCTGCCATGATCCAAGCTGCCAAGGAACTGTTGGCTGCCGCTGTTTCTCGTGGTCAAATCACATCTGGCTATACCTTGTACGGTCATCGTCAAGTAGGATCCACCGAATGTCCCGGCACCAACTTGTGGAACGAAATTAGAACCTGGTCCAACTGGAAGGCTTAA
- the LOC142237460 gene encoding uncharacterized protein LOC142237460 isoform X2, producing the protein MVFGDDDENYKIINGKAFTEDNILVFNLFIYNIPKSLNKDQVFNYFRKFGEVKSVRLLKDQKRKNVPNSPRIGFVNFSDAAAATKVLQNNNHYINKKRIQIRACDSWHQPGAKENSDSTATTSTANNNANSASCSEQEALILQLNDDCLEMILKFLPMVDQINFAQTCCRLKDIFAMHSKSEYKILLLNDLDNLTLWQIRQFLQMAGPHIQTLEGEMIHKHSHRVIESMGLFCTNVEVINIQSSLLKPVMLRKLFKKMKNVKVLTLHDTDLVDSCIPILKNLSNLKELSLDGNCELTGNYLKDLVTVESLSLNSCGRISSRHFTKICKCLTQLRSLEINHCSLLKTAEIKDAFKHLKNLETLKIGIQVHQYPNIAQLPKLKHLSVYSSSESIQADFFAELAKHQSNQLETLSVDNYNCMNLEKATYVSELKKLKKLVCPNNYRFDDECMEKIALLPDLEILCVMNCNGFTSKGLLAVIRSCHKLHTINIGSCKQLNESFAKEVLQLIKSQQIQRQETKVLKISGYRSGIEDFSVKTPEFEAAKDLIEFKLDFDVQTLDDLLYGDMDLIDYDDYYDDDDDDDDYDGLDYLGHDIDNFGDDDYYMYYSDGDDDIDNEFANHLLRHAFLGNFGYGDGDGWGF; encoded by the exons ATGGTGTTCGGCGATGATG ATGAAAATTATAAGATTATCAATGGCAAAGCTTTCACCGAAGACAATATATTGGTATTCAACCTCTTCATATACAACATACCGAAAAGT TTAAACAAGGACcaagtttttaattattttcggaAATTTGGAGAAGTAAAAAGCGTGCGTTTGCTTAAAGATCAAAAGCGTAAAAATGTTCCAAATAGTCCCAGGATTGGTTTTGTCAACTTTTCAGATGCGGCTGCTGCTACTAA agttttacaaaataacaaccACTACATAAATAAGAAACGCATACAGATTCGAGCGTGTGATAGTTGGCATCAACCTGGCGCTAAAGAAAATTCAGATTCCACAGCAACAACAAGCACCGCTAATAATAATGCCAATTCTGCATCATGCTCAGAACAGGAAGCTTTAATATTACAACTAAACGATGATTGTTTGGAAATGATACTCAAGTTTTTGCCCATGGTTGATCAAATCAATTTCGCTCAAACTTGTTGTCGCCTTAAAGACATTTTCGCCATGCATTCCAAGAGcgaatataaaatattgctaCTAAACGATTTGgataatctaacgttatggcaaATACGTCAATTCCTTCAAATGGCTGGGCCACATATACAAACATTGGAAGGCGAGATGATACACAAACATAGCCACCGAGTTATTGAATCTATGGGTTTATTCTGTACAAATGTAGAGGTCATTAATATCCAAAGTTCATTATTGAAACCAGTTATGCTGCGTaaattgtttaagaaaatgaaGAATGTCAAAGTTTTGACATTACACGATACAGATTTGGTGGATTCTTGCATtccaattttaaagaatttatcaaatttaaagGAACTTTCTTTAGATGGAAATTGTGAACTAACAG GGAACTACCTCAAAGATCTTGTCACAGTCGAAAGTCTCTCTCTAAATAGTTGTGGTCGTATATCATCACGTCATTTTACAAAAATCTGTAAATGCCTCACCCAACTACGTTCTTTGGAAATCAATCATTGTTCTCTCTTGAAAACAGCAGAGATTAAAGACGCCTTTAAAcacttaaaaaatttggaaactcTTAAGATAGGCATTCAAGTCCATCAATATCCTAACATCGCTCAGTTGCCAAAATTAAAACATCTTTCAGTGTATTCGTCTAGTGAATCGATACAAGCAGACTTCTTTGCGGAATTGGCAAAGCATCAAAGCAATCAATTGGAAACACTTAGTGTTGATAATTACAATTGTATGAATTTGGAGAAAGCTACATATGTGTCGGAGTTgaagaagttgaaaaaactcgtctGCCCTAATAACTATCGATTTGATGATGAGTGCATGGAAAAAATAGCCCTACTTCCAGACCTTGAGATCTTATGTGTGATGAATTGTAATGGATTCACCAGTAAGGGCCTATTGGCTGTTATCAGGTCTTGTCACAAACTCCATACTATTAATATTGGAAGTTGTAAGCAACTAAACGAGTCGTTCGCCAAGGAAGTTTTACAGCTAATAAAGTCGCAACAAATCCAACGACAAGaaactaaagttttgaaaatctcCGGGTATCGTTCGGGCATTGAAGACTTTTCCGTTAAAACACCTGAATTTGAAGCAGCAAAAGATCTAATAGAATTCAAACTTGATTTTGATGTCCAAACTCTGGATGATCTTTTATACGGTGATATGGATCTCATTGATTATGATGACTattacgatgatgatgatgacgatgatgattatGATGGTCTGGACTATTTGGGACACGATATCGATAATTTCGGCGATGATGACTACTACATGTACTATTCGGACGGAGATGATGATATTGATAACGAATTTGCAAATCATCTTCTTCGTCATGCTTTCCTTGGGAATTTCGGTTATGGAGATGGCGATGGATGGGGATTTTAA